ACCCCTTCCTCACTgcagcatcacaaaatctcttgGTAAGGGAGCCTCCACATCTGTGGTGGAGGAGACGCCACCAGTTGTAAAAAAGCTCCTTGAGACTTGGCTAACTGATACGCTAACTAGTGTCCTCCATAAGCCTGCTCGGGACACAGTTACAGAAAGCACGAGGAATTGCATTATACAAACAGGCGACAAGCGGTGATCGGTTCCAAACCTGCACTACTATAGAGTAGCAAGGATGATCGATGCAGTTTTACCCAataaaggtcgggatcgaatccacagggagttatTGAGTTTGGAGTTAGTTTTATATCCGAGTAGAGATGCGAGTTTTGCTCTTAATTGTACTTCCACAAATGGTTAGTTTTGTCATCTACATCTACTTCTACTTCTATAGCATGCAATAGTTAAagctaagtacaatatttttgttggttgttttcAAGGACTAAAAGGGACTAAGGTAGCGACTTTCAactaggtggatatctaacgggGTATCGAGAATTCAGGGCAAGCTTGTTATGATTGGGATCGTGATATAACCATCACACATAAGTGcttactctatacctctcggtagtttgagtgacttttccCTATTTGAATTTTTTAAGTCCAAATGAGTGTTCATGCATAACAAATGATATTgactcaagtcgggtattactatatctaggtttaacccgttaatttgggctatcaatctcttgaatgcaccccaatcccttgttagcctaatttttctagacttagtccctctttatcaagaagagtctaagtcataaaggcacgaatcagtgtttgcaaccaccaattctataATTAAAGCACGAATCAGGCAAAATATtactaacccataaacaattaagccctaaaaCTCAAGACCCATTAAATATCCATACTATGGTTGTGTCACAACCCTATCTATGTATAGCTGCTCATGAAACTAGCAGAAAGCAAAGCTGAAGATGGAATATAAGCCATAATATTCAAATACAAGATGAAAATCTAAAGATTGAAGATGAatctactctaaaattactcaaaaaagTAAAAACCAGCCGTTCACGTGTTCTTCTAAACAAAACTTaatctaaaaatatgaaaaagatctatttatactaggctgaaattcCCGGACTAAAATGCCCCTGCGGAGAATTCGCGGATGCGTAATTCTGACCGCCTCCGCGTTTGAACTTTCCCGGCCACGCAATATCGAGCTCGGTCCGCGTTTTTTCAGTTTGAGCTTGGGTTGGACTTGGTTTTGTGGACAACGTAATTTCATCCGCGTCCGCGTGTGCTTCCATCGCAACCGCGTAATTTGGACGCGGACCGCGTTCTTCTATTAAGCATGACTTGCAGGGTCTCTGAACTTCAATCACCGCTCTCAGCGAAAATACCACCGCAGCCGCGCTTTTCCATCGCGGTCAGCGGTAGAACTTGTGCTCAATTAGCTTCTCTAAACTTTACTTTCACAGGCCACATATTTGTGGACACCTCAGCGGTGGTCCTCCCATGGCCGCATATTTTGTCCGCTCTCCGCGCTCCAGTTCCCGGTCTTTAGTCTATGCAAGTTTACTCCTTCATGAGTTTATTTTGGCTTCtttgcctcattttgaccaaaccctgcaagtAAGAACACTAAATTAGTTTTCGAgaatacttttacacatttttaacccaaaacctaagcaaaagagagcacAAAATAGGTTAAAATCCATAGTTATCAAGCGGTCCAACCAATTCCCTCCTCCTCCAGCGACAGGTATTACTCACAATGTCATTAATAATGCAGGTGACAATGCTCTCATAGCCATTCTGGAAAAAGGATAGAGGCAATGGAGAATGAGAATAAAGCACTCTGGGACCAAATGAGAGAACACCAAGAAAGGGTCGATAAGATATCGGGCGCTCCTAAGCTCCTGCCGAAGAGAGATGCCTTCGTCGAGCAGCCATATAGTGATGACGCCGCCCCACATGCCATACCAAAAACCTTTAAGATGCCGCCCTACCTGAAAATATACGATGGCACGACCGATCCGAATACATTATGACTCACTATGTCACCACCGTAAAAAGCAATGATCTCGCCAAGGAACAAATATCCTCCATTTTATTGAAAATATTCGGTGAGACCCTCACGGGAGGAGCGTTGACATGGTATTCACAACTACCCGCACGCTCTATTGAAACTTTCGAAGAGATGGCAGACAAGTTTGTAATGGCCCATGCCAGGGCCAAGAAAGACGAAACAAGAGTGAATGACATATTTTCCGATAAACAGTTCCCATGAGAGGGACTGAGGGACTTCCTCACCTATTTTAATCGAGTAAGGATGACCCTGCCGAACATATCGGAAGGGATATCAGTCGCAGCCTTCTAGAACAGGCTGAGCAGGAACGAGTCGAGGGAGACTAGGAAATTATtaagtagactcatgaagtaccccctACTACTTGGGATGAGATACACAATGCATATTGTGCCGAGGTCCGAGCGGATGAGGATGACCTCAATGGACCAACTCACCAGCTGACATCGGTGCAGGCTGAATCCATAAAAGATTGAAGAAATGATACTATGAGGGACCTCGCGGCTCCGCGACCTAACAGAGAACGACATCTACCATATGTCAGAACAACAATCACATCCTCCCACCACGAAGAGGGACCACCCAAATCAAGGACAGGGACTGACCGGAACGAAAAGAGGTATGTCCCCTTTAGTAtccgctcacaatttttgtgtgtcACTTATAGAAATAGTCTACGCCTTGGAGAAGATCGGACCAAAGGTGAAGTGGACACAAAAGATGAGATTAGACACAAGTACCAGAAAATCGGACGCCCTTTGCGAGTTCCACTAAGAGCGAAGACACAAAATCGAGGATTGCATCGCCCTAAGATAGGAGGTCGTAAACATGCTACGACAGGGACACCTCAAAGAATTGCTGAGTGATGGGGAAGGACAAACTTTGCCATAGGACGTGAACAACtaataagtggggattttgactacttattagcgctTTTTAGCTTTCGTTTTAGTCCAAAAGCATTTAATTGTGTTCCCGAAAATTGATGAAATATGCTTAAAAGTAGGAATAATGGAAGATGAGCCCCCAAGATGAAATCCAATTCAAGAAGGAGTGAtctgaactcaaggacaaaaacATGCATAAAAGCTTAGAAGTGCGAACCGTAGATTATCATTTGCGGCTGCAGATTGTGAAGAAACTCCCATAAGAGAAATGTGCAAAGTGCGGTTAGCACATGATATGTGCGGCCACAGAAACTAAGTCAGAGCCAAAGATCACAGAAACTGCATCTCAAGTTTAACaaaagtgcagaccgcacaattattgtgcggccgcagaagaatAGCTACGCGGCCCCAAACATTATTGTGCGGACCACAGGAGCAAGGGGCGGTCACAGATATTATTGTACGGACTGCATTAAGAGAGCAGTGCGGCTGCAGTACAGAATTACGCGACCACATATTTCCAACCCTGTCAAGACTGAagaaaagtgcggaccgcacatggaattgtgcggccgcagaacctctgaaagggcatttttgtccgaaatttTCAGTCCTGTATAAATAGAAAAGTTTCactttttaggttaagttttgacATTAGCTGCTACAGTAGACgattttctttactctctttagtagtttttgctattttgagccttttgaacattgatttcatcattttaattATTAATATGGGTTTAATTATCATTTCTTCCTCTATTTCTTCTATcttaagcatgagtagctagattttcacTAGgtttgtgacccaaccctagagtGTAGTCTTAATGGGCGTTTGATTTAttgcttgtttatggttgggtgtttattatttagccttattcttgcttttaattgtagaattaatggtcgcatacattagttcatgcctatttgacttagtctctacttgagaaagggAGACTTAGTCTaagaaaacttggctaacaagaatttgggtcaattgagagattgacaaacccaattaaagggttgaacctagagatagtaaaacccgacttgagctttGTATCAACCAttttgttcaatacccatttggacttgagaaagccaaattggaaaAAATTACTCTCTGactgagaggtattgagtgggtacttgAGTGTTAATAGCTATAATATACCCCGACCAATAAAACAAGATTTAAAGTGTATAacccattaggcaaacacctaggcgaaggtcatagccctaggccttttatatcatttgaaaaaacaacaaaaacaatttcCTACTTTCAATTCTTAGTTTGTAATCTTAGTTTAAATTAGACCTAGAAACAATTCCAagtttgtggaagtgcaatttgagataattcaaGCTCATACACTATAATATATACCCCTAAGTCCTATTCATAGCTCCTTGAGGAAAATCGATCCCGAATCCTTattgggtattactattgcatcgaTCATTTCATAATCTTAAATAGAGGTGTGACTTGGACGAGATCAATATTTGGCGCCATTGCTGGGGAACATAAAaatggatttagctatatatttggttttatgtgtgaattgtcttcttttccttccgtGTTACTGATTTTTGTGAATCAATTGTAGGTGCAACAATGTCCCTCAACAATGATCAACTTGGAAATATGCCTTTGGGGGATGTGGACGCTGAAGATGACCAAGTTGAAGAGGTTCCTTTTGAACCTCAAGAAAATAGATGAGGCCGACCACCTCAAGACAACGTCCTAATTCCACCCCCACCTCCACAAAGAGCGGCTCCACATTGGGTGTTGCCGAATGAAGGGTATGCAATTGCCATAGTCCCATCCCGCATTAGGGTGGGCAACTTTCAATTCACGAATGTAATGCTCACATTGCTAGAGCAACAGGGATTATTCACTAGGGCTCCATGTCAAAATGCATACAAAcacttgaaggggtttgtggacaCTTGTTGGGGGAGTAAACAGACAAACGTCTCCGAGGATGCTTTAAGTTTAAGGATATTCCTTTCTCTCTACGGGGGAAGGCCTTGGATTGGTTAGAGAGATTGCTAAATAATTccatccatacatgggatgagttggcggagaaattaatttccaagttcttttctcctgGGCATATGACTACTCTTAGAGACGAGATTCTAGCATTCAAACAAGAGCCCAATGAGCCGTTACATGAGATATGGGATAGGTACCGAACAATGGTCAAAGAGTGCCCCAATAATGACATGACgaaggctatgattcaacaaaatTTCTATCGGGGGATCAATACAACCAATCAGTGCATGGTCAATCAACTTGCCGGAGCAAATTTCATAACAACGCCATATGTAGAAGCTAGTGAGATTTTagatgaaatggcggacacttcATCAGCATGGCAAATTGGGCAAATGTCCCTCAAGGTGATCCGAACGTGATTCACTTCCATAAAAAATTGCACGATCATGGACAAGCCATAGCCGAGTTGACCATCACAATGAATCAATTAGCCAAggctcaacttcaacaagtgAAAAGTCCTAAGCAAGTCAATGCCATGGAGGGAGTAAGTATGTTGGTGAACAAAAGAAGGCCCAAGGGCCCATAAGTGCAAAATCGTATGGAGAATTATGTGCAAGAAGATAGTAGGTTTGATCAAGATGAATCTTACAATGAACAAGATGaggaagtgcaatatgtgaacagctttcaagggcaaagaaacaactcTCAAGGTCCAAATCAACAATAATGGTGACTTCAAGGTAATTGAAATTCTAACAACCAAGGTAATTGGAGTGGTagaaacaatcaaggaaattggaataatAACAAAAATCAAGGGAACTGGAATGGTGGAATGGCAAAGGCAATTGGAGTGGCAACAAATAAGGATATTGGGGAGGCAACAACCAAGGAATATGGAACAATAATCAAGGCAATCGGGGGTCGGGCTTTTAAAGGCCCCCATGTATCAATAACCGAGCAACCCGCCTCCTTACCCTTCCCATGGTCCAAGTTCTTCCAATAATGAGATGGGACATATTGAGAATATGTTCAAgaaaatgatggagaagaatgtcGACTCCGATTCCCAACTTGcctcccacaatacttcaatccgtAACTTGGAAGTTTAAATGGGGAAAATCTCTCAAGCTCTAAACACCCGTCCTAAGGGGGCACTGCCAAGTGAAacggtggtgaacccaaagggtggtaaCAATACGGAACATGCCATGACCGTTACTACAAGGAGTGGAAAAGATGCGAATGCACCCACCTCAAGTCAAAGGAAATTTGTGGATGATGAGAAAGTGGTACAAGAAGATGAGACCCCAAACAATGTTACGCAAGCAAGTGATGAAGtgtggattgatattgatgacaatGTGGAAGAGACTAAAGAGGaagtgaacccatctagggattATGTTGTTGACATACCGGAACCGGTAGTACAAAAGGCTAAGTCACCATTGCCTAAGACTcctcctccataccctcaaaggaTTGCCAAGAAAAATGGCGAGAACCaatttaaaaagtttattgacatgatgaagagtctaTCAATCAATGTGCCATTGGTTAAAGCTTTGGAGAAAATTCCCGGTTATGTAAAGTTTATGAAGGATGGTGACAAAGAAGCTATCGatgaattgtgaaactataaaaatgatttatcaagtgagtgcaattgcaCATTCAATGGCTCCCAAATtggaagatcccggtgctttcgcAATCCCTTGTACCATTAGAAGTGCCGAGTTTGCAAAggctctttgtgatcttggggcaagtatcaatgtgatgccctattcggttttcaagaatttgggaattgggaaaccaagacccacatctatgagattacaaatggccgATCGTaccatgaagagaccattgggagTGATTGAGGATGAAGAGACTATAAGGTACCGATTATTATTGGGAGACCATTCCTTGCTACGGGAAAGGCTCTAGTTGATGTTGAAACCGGAGAACTTACCTTCCaggttggtgatgaaaaggtgatTTTCCATATGTGTAAGTCTATAAGGAAACCCAATAGAAATGAGGTATGCTCTTTCGTGTACTTGGTGACTGATGTGAGTGTGGATGAAACAACTGTTATGATAAATGTTGATGATACCTTGGAGGCCATCTTGCTCAACCTTGATGATGAAGATATGGAGGGCTTTGTGGAGtgtgtgaactctttgcaaggaatggggtcatacacttatgagccccacaaattgtccttggatcttgaaaataggatAACTCCTCCTACAAAGCCTTAAATTGAGGAGCCTTCCACCTTGGAGTTGAATTCATTGCCTCCACACCTTTGGCATGAATTTCTTGGCCATTCTTCTACGTTACCGattattctttcctcttatttgactaacgtgcaggtagactctacattggcggtgctacaaaagaggaagaaggctattggatggacattgatggatattcggggaataagccccgcattttgcatgcacaagattaacttggaggaaggtgtcaaaccatctattgaacatcaaaggagactcaatgaagccatgcaagaggttGTAAAAAAGGAtatcatcaagtggttggatgccggggttgtctaccccatttttgatagttcgtggacttctccgatTCAATGTGTCCAAAAGAAAGGGGGCATGAAGGTGGTAACCAATGATaggaatgagttgattcctacaagaacggtgaccaggtggagagtgtgtatggactatcgtaagctcaacaaagtcacaagtgtcacacctcctttttccgcccccgcgagggtacatggagtttttttcaattaaaggacaatcgaaatgggatttatttatttatttcagagtcgccacgtgggagatttagggtgtcccaagtcaccaattttaatcctgaatcgaggaaaagaatgactctgtattacagtctgcgaaccagaaatccggataaggaattctgttaacccgggagaaggtgttaggcattcccgagttccgtggttctagcacggtcgctcaactgttatattcggcttgattatctgattttatacaaatatgaacttatgtgcaaattttatctttttaccgctttcataattgttattattatttttacaagaatgtgaacatcgtttaaaaacatgtctttggattgcgtcacataaaatgcacccgcgatccggaacgtatttttattcaatgttttgggatttggatttggatcgcataaatgcgcacccgtgtttaggaatgtattattattaaaatcgtgcctaaagcgattagcgtattattatttctgggtaagaccgtggaattcactaaacagtccatcccgaattctaaatactcaattaaatatttattgagggccccacaattggtgcattttattgggcgaggctcatctcattttatttttaaaggacaatcctaaaatgcctacatttttctcttattaaatttgtctctacaaaataaaagagaaaatatcttaatttatttacatactttataGATggatttcgaatatgattcataaatctgaaaatgatgcaaaccgGATAGTCCATTGTCACTacaggcccaggcccaacgtgtatgacataaaactagacctgggccgtcttattcacatgttattatctagttacattatactaggcatgttctcagttttgtcaaattaaaaaaaaaacttagcaatctaattttaatcctaaaccatttacatgctgaaattaaccaatattatttaactaaacaatatttctaccaagttcctactagatggcctattcgtttgatttttgactcgacgaagttactataccatttatttatttttaggcaatatatagatagttcatccgttaagctatcgtcggatgttccactatgtgtattaaatagctacatgattctgatttttgcaggTTAAATAATTTATACtaacaaataaaattcagaataaaactaaagtaaatttagaatttcaactcttcattttcgtattcatgcttcctgtttcagtttacaataatcagcgtgtcagttgtgtacctgatattggaaacaaaataagatgaagatgagaatcagcagcagtagtgacaatacagcacagcaacaacagtccagcaacagtaacaacccaggaacagagtttgcaaaccggtggagcagtaatcccaaaacaaaaacctcaagctttgatgaaacaaccacaattaatgctgatttcaaacaatgaaagaaagcagaagattttttttagtttttttttatttgaaagttttaatatttttcggaatttttctttctctcttcaatattcagctctttttttctctctcttattctctctgTTCTTCTCTGTCCgttcttttttcttcttattcCTTCTCTTTTCTCCTTATTATTCTCTATctcttaaaatctgattcaagacctcctatttatttctcatcccaaaccctttaatccattaataaaaccacattttctcctaccaaacccattatcttcccactcattcccactacattaaacaaatatatcaaccccaccccattacatcttgtcccccatgcctaccataagcaattaccatattcccctccactacattttgtcttgtcctccatttatattaaacaactatataacccacaccccattacattttgtcccccatgcttaacataaagaattattcaaaaatgttcaattaccaaactacccctccgaccttattgcaattaccattttacccttgcacgtactgcgatttaccaaactacccccatcagctctaaccaatcaattaatcaaacttaaccaaaatatagccaatatgaccaacttctaacaatgttcaacaacaaattcaaactaaatgatgaacaacaaagaacaactaaaattttgattgaacaatatttttagcaacaaacaaacctactttcagattcaacaacaacaacaacaaacaagtatattcagatttctaaattcaataatcatttgaacttaaaatcaaatctaacaatattacaaccaacaattcctatattaaacttaaacaagattatgagacaaactcaagaaataatcataaatgataaacaataaacaagaaaatcaaacttatactaatttcggattcaagaacaatcaaacaaagtatggacataaatgaaaagattcaacaacaataacaagcaagttttattcaaattcgaattaaacttgaattaagcttaaacaaaacaaataaacatattcaaatcactaaacttcaaataatcaattgattttttttaaaattaaatccaacaaaatataacaaagatacatgattcaaactaaaattaaaaaaacataacttcacattaaattactgaaCTTTAAACAAAGtgaacacgaatttaatctacaacaaacaacggattcaagcgatttaaactaacattcttttatattaacattaaatccttttaaattaataaaacaaactgaaaaatatttaattgaatcttcaacttaaatcttaacaacattataaataaactaatcaatttttatctagaaataaacaagaaaaatgaaacaaaacaaactgaaaaaataaaaaataaaacgatgaacatgaaattaatatcaaacatatttgatttcaaatccgaaaaatatcaaacaaattaacgGACAGAAACAAAACTtacaactaaccggaaatgagcaacgatgaactcgaacggaCACGGAAAACTCGAACAAAGCTTGAATAAACGAGATAGTGAGTCTCGTTTTTTTTGGACTGGACGCGCCGGAAAAGGGTGAGGCAGCAGCAAACGGGGTCTGTTTGGTGAAGCTCGACGGAGCAAGCAGCAGTAACACTGCTGGAGCAGTGAAGCATTAGCAGCTCGACGAAGCAGACGGGGATGAAGGAAACTGAAGCAGACGACGCAAGCAGATGGCCATGGCGAAGCTGTAGCAGCTCGATGAGGCAGCTAGAAGGAGGAAAAGAAGCAGCAGCGACGCAGCAGGagggtgtcgagctcaagctcgaagaagatgaagcaggcAGCGATGGGGTTTGTTTGGATGCAGCGAAGAAGAAAGCAAAAGCAGCTGAAGATGAAGCAGCAATGGCGATGAAGAAAGCATGAAGCAGCCAACGCAGCTGTGAAGCAGCTCGTCGAGGGtcgtttggttttttttttcttggtCGAGGGTTTTCCGGCGGAGAAGAATACGAAACAGTGGCGGAGGAGCTGGTCGTGAGGCGGAGGCTGGTGGACTGGAGGGTGGTtgacgttgggcagccatggttggagcttggtgaagcttggagaagaagaagatagggagggggggatggtttaggtttttagggtttgggtttttatttgttttgtaaaaatgtaaaataataggggtgttgggtctttgggttatggaccgggtcgacccggtttaaaatggaccgggtcatggggaaggttgagcaattttttgggcttgtggtttgaaattgaagaagaggcccaattccgattttctttatattttcgctctcttttcttcttttatttttctaaaactaaattataaaaatacttaaattattattaagaactaaattaagttataaaagcgcaaattaactcccaataacaattaacgcacaattaagtaataattaagcataaaattgtatatttggacattaaatgctaaaaatgcaaacgatgcctatttttgtaatttttatttttttgtaaaacaaacttaattactaacaattgtagaattaaatcctacatgcaaaatgcgacatatttttgtatttttattaatttaacaaataaacatgcacagacaaatacaaataattattcaaaaatatcacaaaattgcacaccaaggaaaatcattttatttttgaattttttgggagtaattctcatatagggcaaaaatcacgtgcttacagctgcccctcttgcccgaagacacgaagggtttttgtgcaaagataaagcgagcgatttttgcccatccgagtactccgtatgaagcattttttgaaaaagatttaaccgaacctttgcttaaaaggtttcctacatatcctgggctaaacaggaatcaggtcaatgtagttcgggaagttttggtagctgggactaccgtgggactgcagtgttactgttgttgcatgctattaccactgctacAATTCctttcgtcttatttggtatgacttctaacagaaaggtgggccacgcgcacgtgtgcaccataaattcagaagactcagaaagaagaagggtttcgtagcagttttatatgcacaattcagataatattaaagcggtaaaaagcaacatttagcacattaagcataaacatgtaaaaatcagataacaaacaaaaccaactataacagttattttaagctcgaattcttgaaccctaaaccagtggttctgggttggatccccagcagagtcgccagagctgtcacacctcctttttccgcacccgcgagggtgcaagggagtttttccaattaaaggacaatcgagacgggattggtttatttatttcagagtcgccacttgggagatttagggtgtcccaagtcaccaattttaatcccgaatcgaggaaaagaatgactccatattacagtctgcgtaccagaaatccggataaggaattctgttaacccgggagaaggtgttaggcattcccgagttccgtggttctagcacggtcgctcaactgttatattcggcttgattatctgattttatacaaatatgaacttatgtgcaaattttatctttttaccgctttcataattgttattattatttttacaagaatgtgaacattgtttaaaacatgtctttggattacgtcacatgaaatgcacccgcaattcggaacacattttttttcaatgttttgggatttggatttgggtcgcatgaaatacgcacccgagtttaagaaaataacattattaaatacgcgcctaaagcgactagcgtatcattattttgggtagggccgtgaaatttgctaaacggttcatcccgaattctaagcaattaaatgtacatttattgagggccccgcaatctatacattttattaagcgaggctcatctcatttattttaaatggacaaatctt
The Nicotiana sylvestris chromosome 11, ASM39365v2, whole genome shotgun sequence DNA segment above includes these coding regions:
- the LOC138881757 gene encoding uncharacterized protein, which translates into the protein MIYQVSAIAHSMAPKLEDPGAFAIPCTIRSAEFAKALCDLGASINVMPYSVFKNLGIGKPRPTSMRLQMADRTMKRPLGVGDEKVIFHMCKSIRKPNRNEVCSFVYLVTDVSVDETTVMINVDDTLEAILLNLDDEDMEGFVECVNSLQGMGSYTYEPHKLSLDLENRITPPTKP